A window from Bacteroidetes Order II. bacterium encodes these proteins:
- a CDS encoding FHA domain-containing protein: MQDTSRRPSAQEIVDTVAEAMKNGAEPFDKEAYLVPIHFQVLLHPTAYKEIAPTFSYLNERIRARLDKELRAMNLRQNKTPLLRMARWISRFWGKPEPATIGNVKEVYQRTVAAWYLDIHPVYDADTPLGYIGVKASLHRDKAEERLGEMAHQPTRNIVAPLMAPARSSGNTTPSAQAMLASPAIPSAFLEYADLAGRQTYQIVKQDFIIGRLDPGSRRVDLALQTNGEVSREHIRVHFTPETNTFYVKDTSRFGTYLNHHRMEPGHWHPLQSGDELSLAGQVQLIFRM, encoded by the coding sequence ATGCAAGATACATCCCGTCGCCCCAGTGCCCAAGAAATTGTGGATACGGTTGCCGAAGCCATGAAAAATGGTGCAGAACCTTTTGATAAGGAGGCTTATTTGGTTCCCATTCACTTTCAAGTATTGCTGCATCCTACGGCGTATAAAGAAATTGCGCCCACTTTTTCGTATTTGAATGAGCGTATTCGGGCGCGGTTAGACAAAGAACTGCGGGCCATGAACCTGCGCCAAAACAAAACACCTCTTTTGAGGATGGCACGATGGATTAGTCGCTTCTGGGGAAAGCCCGAACCTGCAACCATTGGGAACGTCAAGGAGGTGTATCAGCGCACGGTGGCAGCATGGTACTTGGATATTCATCCGGTGTACGATGCGGATACCCCATTGGGCTATATTGGCGTAAAAGCGAGCCTTCATCGAGACAAAGCAGAGGAACGTTTGGGAGAGATGGCCCATCAACCTACCCGTAATATTGTAGCTCCTTTAATGGCACCAGCCCGTTCTTCGGGCAATACAACGCCCTCCGCACAAGCTATGCTTGCTTCACCTGCCATCCCCTCTGCATTTTTAGAGTATGCCGATCTTGCAGGAAGGCAAACCTACCAAATTGTAAAACAAGATTTTATTATTGGTCGTTTAGATCCCGGAAGCCGTCGAGTAGATTTGGCCCTTCAAACGAATGGAGAGGTCTCTCGAGAGCATATACGGGTTCACTTTACGCCCGAGACCAATACGTTTTACGTTAAAGATACGAGCCGTTTTGGCACGTATCTTAACCATCATCGCATGGAACCGGGGCATTGGCACCCCCTCCAATCTGGCGATGAATTATCTCTTGCAGGTCAGGTACAACTCATCTTTCGGATGTAG